Genomic window (Flavobacterium oreochromis):
AAAGCTAGGCACAATGGCAGAAATAAAGTTAAAAGGAAGAACCCTTTTTCTACTGAAACCTAATACTTACATGAATTTAAGCGGTAAAGCAGTTCAATATTGGATGGATAAAGAAAAAATTGAAAAAGAGAATATTCTTATAATTACTGATGATTTAAATTTACCTTTTGGAACTTTACGTATAAAACCTAAAGGGAGTGATGGGGGACATAATGGCTTGAAAAACATACAATTATTACTTAATTCAACTGACTACCCTAGATTCCGATTTGGAATAAGTGATGATTTTAAAAAAGGAAAACAGGTAGATTACGTATTAGGCGAATGGGGTGAAGAAGAAAAAGAAAAGTTAACTGAACGCTTAGAACAATCTGCTGCCGCAGTTGAATCTTTCGCTCTAGCTGGATTAGAAAATACCATGACCTCTTTTAATGGTAAATAAAAATAAAAACTCGTTAAAATTCCTCAGTACAAAACAATTTCATCATCACGAACGTATAGCATATTAAAAATTGTTCTAAAGAATAAAAACGAGTTTTAAAAGTTCGCTTTTTCATACTAATTGATCTTTATAAATCCAAACAACAGAGACAAACCAAACTAAATACCCTACACAAACAATTAATTTAATTAATGTAGAAGTAATAAAACCTATAAATGCTCCTAATGCAGCTTTAAACGCTCTTGAATGATTTTGAGGATCAAAAAATAATTCACCAACATAAGCTCCAATAAAAGGACCAATTAAAAAACCAATAGGAGGAATAAAAATCCCAATAATTAATCCAATATTAGTTCCCCAAATACCATATTTAGATCCTCCAAAATACTTTGCTCCTTGCGCTGGAATAAAATAATCAAGACCTATAATCAGAATCGTAATTAAAAATGTAATACTTAAAAACCAGTAATTATTAGGAATAACTTTAGTAAGATATAACAAAAGTAAACCAAGCCAACTTAAACCAGGCCCAGGTAAAGCGGGTAAGACACTACCAACAACACCAATTAAAACACATAAAAAACCAATAATTACCAGTACTAAATCCATAAAATATTTTATTATTTTTGTCTGATAAATGTAAAGAGTAAAAAGAATCTGACATAATGAACTTCATAAAAAATAATTTATTTCTTCTAATAGTCTCACTTTCTATGGTGAGCTGCCAATATTTTGAAAAAAAAGAACCTAACAAAGAGGATCTTTTAAAAAAAGAATTAAGCAAAATAAATTGGAGCACAGTAGATGAATACCCTTCTATAACTGAATGTGAATCTATAGCAGATAAAGAACTAAAAAAGGAATGCTTTTTTCAGGTACTAACTAAAAATATTTATGAAAAAATAGCAACTGATACTGTTAAAACACTATTACCAAGATTAGATTCTTTAAAGATAAAAGTTGTTATTTATCCAAATTCTAAAGTAGATTTTTCAACTGTTTTACCTTCTAGCGCACTAGACCCTGAATACACTGATAGTATTCTACGTTCTAAATTAGTAGATTTCCCTACAATCGAACCTGCCATTAAAAGAGGTATGAAGGTTAAATCAGAATTTTTCATCCCGATTAAATTAAAATAATACTTTTATTTCTTAAAAGTTCTCCCTTTCCAATCATATGTTCCAAACAAAGAATAAATTACAACAAATGAGCTAAAAAAGGCATATAAAAAAATTGAAAGGGTTAAATATTTTAAAGGACTTTTAAAATATTGAGAAGACAATCGAAAAAGAATATAATCAACTAGGAATTTAATAGAAAAAACAATAATCAGAAGTTCTTTTTCAAATTTTAAAAAAGAAAGCTACTAACCAGAAACACTAGAGAAAAATTAATTAAAAAGACAAAAAGCCCCAACTGTTTACTATAAATAGATTGATAATTACCTGTTTTACTAGCCCATCTCACCCGCTGATTAAACAATCTCTTTAATGTAGGTTCAGGTTTAGTATAAACTGTTGCTAATTGATTTCTAAGAAAAAACACATTGTTTAAATCCTTTTTAATTGCTTTTTGAAGTAAAAAAACATCATCTCCACTAGCAATCTTATCATTCCCTTCAAACCCTTTTAATTCTTTAAAAAAAGATCGCTGATAACAAAAATTAGCTCCATTACACAAAAAACCTTGTTTATTCCCAAAACTTCCTATGGTAGTTCCTTGTAAACTTAACAAATCTAAATACTGAAAATTTTGTAAAAAATTCTTAACAGGATTAAAGAGTACTCCAGAAACAACCATTTTAGGCTTATTTTCTTGAATAAAAGCATCATAAACGGATAGCCAATTCTTATTGACTTTACAATCGGCATCCGTTGTAATTATCCAATCATTTTGAGCTACCATAACAGCTGTATTAATAGCATCCTTTTTAGGAGAATTTGATTTTCTAATATTATTAATTATAGAAATTTTAAATTGAGTTTCAAAAATTTCAAATCTATTATCTGAATCATCATCAACTAAAATTACTTCAAATAAATTGCTTGGATAACTTAATTCTTGAAATGAAGCTAATAAATCAATTAAATTTTTGTTTTCATTTCTAAAAGGAACAATGATTGAAAATTTTGTTTTTGGATTACATTCCTTAGATGAAAAGCCTTCAACCTTTGTAATACCAATACACAACCAAAGAATATTGACACTATATCCAATTAAAATCAAATAAATAATCAATATAAAAACTTCCATTATTTTCCTTTTATTTCAGGTTTTATTAATTTAAAATTTAAAACAAAATAACTCCCTATAATTACAGGCAAAACAGTATTTAAAATCCACATTAAAGTACTAATAAAAAGCACAATCCATTCATTAACATCTAATAAACCAAAGAAAAATACGGCTACACTGCCTTTTACTGCGAAATCTAAAAACTGAAAAGAAGGTAAAGATGATGCTAAAAAATAAACTGATGTAATAAGGCTCATTAATAATAAATAAGGTAAATTAACATCAAAGATTAGGAATAAAAAATAATATTGATGTGAAAATGTAAAATAGCGTAACATACCTAAAAAGATATTTTTTTATGTATACTTTTAGGAATCTGATTTAATTTATAAATTATTTTTCCAACTGAATAATTACCTATCCTAACTTTTTTAAAAACTATACCTACTAGGATTAAAAATACTAAAATTCCAAAAAAGAATAAAACGATCTTAGAACTGATAATAGGGAAACGAGTATTTAAATACAATAACCCACATACTCCAAAAAACACGGTTAAAAGCAATTGAACTCCATTACAAATTAAATTGAGAAAAATAATTTGTTTCGCTTGATTTTTCTCAAAAAACAATGCCTTTCCTGCGTACTCTCCTATACCATTAGGAGTAAATAAAGCTAGAGTCAAAGCCCCTAAAACCTGTTTAGTAGATTCTGCTACTGAAATATGTTTTACCACTTGAACTAAATTTTTCCATTTTAAAATTTCTAAAAAACGATTTAAAACAGATAGCAATAAAATAAAAACTATAACGTACCAAGGTTGCTTTGAAAGAATTTCTTTTCTAAAGCGATCAAAATCCATCGCTGATTCATTTGATAACCTCTCATAAATAAAATAAAAAGCACCTCCTATTATAATTAGCTTAAGTAGAAGTGTTAAGAATTGTTTAGATTTGTTGATTGATTTTTGCATTGGAGCAAAGTAACAAAACTTTGCACTTGAATTTAAAACTTGAAACAAAAATTTTGGTAAACGAAAAAATAATTTTAGGTATAGACCCAGGAACTACTATAATGGGATTTGGATTAATAAAAGTAATCAATAAAAAAATGGAGTTTATTCAACTGAATGAATTATTGCTAGGTAAATATGATAATCATTATTTAAAACTTCAAAAAATTTTCGAACGTACTATTGAACTTATTGATACTTATCATCCTGATGAAATTGCTATTGAAGCACCTTTCTTTGGTAAAAACGTACAATCTATGCTAAAATTAGGTCGGGCGCAAGGAGTAGCTATGGCTGCCGGTTTATCTCGCCAAATCCCGATTACAGAGTATGAACCTAAAAAAATAAAAATGGCCATTACAGGAAATGGTAATGCCAGTAAAGAGCAGGTTGCAAAAATGCTCCAACAGCTTTTAAAACTAAAAGAACTCCCTAAAAATCTTGACTCAACCGATGGTTTAGCTGCAGCTGTTTGCCATTTTTTTAATTCTAGTCGCGTTGATTTAGGAAAACAATATAGCGGATGGGATGCTTTTATTAAACAAAATGAATCAAGAATTAAAAAATAATAGTTTTCAGTCTTAGTAATTGTCTAATCTAACTGAAAACGGTAAGTATGACTTCAAACTTAAAATATGTCAGGAATTTACATTCACATTCCCTTCTGCAAACAAGCTTGTTACTACTGTGATTTTCATTTTTCAACTTCAATGAAGAAAAAAGATGAAATGGTACAAGCATTAGCAAAAGAAATTAATATGAGAAAAAACGAATTCAAAGATGAAATCGTTGAAACTATTTATTTTGGTGGTGGAACCCCTTCAATATTACAAATTTCAGATTTAAAATTTTTGATTGATGAAATATATAAAAATTATAATATCATCAACAATCCTGAAATTACTGTAGAGGCTAATCCTGATGATTTAGACGAAAATACAATCATCGAATTAGTAAACAATCAAGTAAATCGTCTTTCCATTGGTATACAATCTTTTCGCGAAGCAGATTTACAACTCATGAATCGAGCACATAATGCAAATGAAGCAAAAAAGTGTTTAGAGTTAGCTAATCACTATTTTGATAATATTTCTGTAGATTTAATTTATGGCATTCCTGGTTTAACTAATGAAATATGGCTACAAAATATTCAAGACTTATTAGATTTAAACATTCCACATATTTCGAGTTATGCTTTAACAATAGAACCTAAAACAGCCTTAGATAAGTTCATTCAAGTGGGCAAAATTCCTTCTCCTGACGAAGGAATTGCCCACGAGCAGTTTTTACTTCTAGTTGATACTTTAGAAAAAAATGACTTTATCCATTATGAATTATCTAATTTTGGCAAAAAAGACTACTTTTCAAAAAATAATTCAGCTTACTGGTTAGGTAAAAAATATATTGGCATTGGTCCATCAGCACACAGTTATAATGGAATAAATAGAAGTTGGAATATCGCAAACAATCCTCTTTATATAAAATCAATTCAAGAAAACAAATTACCAAATGAAATCGAAACTCTGACAACCACTGACCGTTATAATGAATATATCATGACTGGGCTACGAACGATTTGGGGAGTATCTTTAGAACGAATAGAAAAAGAATTTGGAAGCAACTACCTTGATTATCTATTAAGAAACGCAGAATCTTTTATTAATAATAAACAATTAGAAATAAATAATAATATTTTAAAAACGACTCGTAAAGGAAAATTCTTTTGTGATGGAATTGCTAGCGATTTATTTTTTTTAAATTTGATTTAGCCTAACCGCAAAAACTTTGGGTAATTCTTTGTGATTAAAATAATATAAAAATGAAAGCAACCCTAGATAATTTAACCTTTGACTTATCTCGACCACTTGATATTTCACTCCCATTATCAAATACTGATAAAAACCCCATTTCTTGGTATATAAATAAACCTATTATTGAACCTGTTCGTTTTGACGATTGGACTGGCAAAGTCTCTCACGGAAGTTCTATTAATTTTAATAATATTTTTTTCAATCCACATGGACATGGCACACACACTGAATGTTTAGGGCATATTACAAACGATTTTTACAGTATCAATGAATGTTTAAAAAAATTCTTCTTTGTAGCTGAAGTCATTTCTATACAACCAAAACAACAAGGAGAAGATTGGATAATTACTAAAGATTCTTTTACGTCACTAACCATAACTGATGCCGTTATTATTCGTACTTTACCTAATACAACAGATAAAAAATCGAAAAAATACTCACATACCAATCCTCCTTATTTAAGTGAGGAAGCTGCTATCTATTTAAGAGAAATAGGAATAAAACATTTACTAATTGATTTACCCAGTATAGATAGAGAAAAAGATGAAGGAAGACTTTTAGCTCATAAAGCATTTTGGAATGTTAAAGATATAAATATATTAAACTCTGATGCTCGTTTAGATTCCACTATCACTGAAATGATTTTTGTGGATGACAGTATTCCTGATGGAATATATTTATTAAATTTACAGATAGCATCTTTTGAAAATGATGCAAGCCCGAGTAAACCTATTCTATACGCAAAAAGCTAATCTATAAAGAAACTATAATGTTAGAAATTTCAACAGATAAAACTCAACTGGATATTTCATTCATTGAAAATTTCTTAAAGGACATTTATTGGTCTGCCCCACGAACAAGAGAGGAGGTTCAAATGACGATAGATCATTCAGTATGTTTTGGACTGTATTTAGATAGAAAACAAATAGGATTTGCTCGTGTAATTACAGATTTTGTAGTATTTGCCTATGTAATGGACGTATTTATTACTGAAAACTATCGTGGCAATGGTTATTCTTCTATATTAATAAAAGCTATGTTAGAAGAACCAAAATTACAACCCATTAAAATTTGGCGTTTAGCTACTCGCGATGCTCATTTTTTATATGAAAAATTTGGTTTTACAAAATTAAGATATCCAGAACGGATGATGGAAAAAATATAAAGTTATTTCTTTACTACTCTATTAAAAGTATTAAAATGAATATCCAACAATTATATGATTATTGTCTTTCTAAAAAAGGAGTAACTGAACATTTCCCTTTTGATGATGATATTTTAGTTTTTAAAGTTGGGGGCAAAATTTTTTGTTTAACTTCTTTACAGGAATGGGAAAACGGAACACCTTCTCTAAACTTAAAATGTGATCCTGAAAAAGCACAAGAATTACGCAGTGAATACGAAGCTATAATACCAGGCTACCACATGAACAAAAAACATTGGAATACCATTAAGTACAACATTGATGTCCCTAATAAAATGATTTTAGAACTTATTAATCATTCTTATGATTTAATACTTAAAAGTTTACCTAAAAAGACACAATTAGAAATTTTCAATTACTGATCTTTTTTATAAAACAAAAACTCTATCAATACGCATTATCAAAATCCACGATAAATCTGCTTATTTTCAGCTATAGACTTAATACTAAACATTAAGTAAAACCACAGACACCCAATCAAGGAAGATAATAAAAAGCCCCTTAAATATAACAAAAAACACATCTAATAGATCCAACCTAAAGAGGTTATGTAAGAAAAAAGGAATAAAAACTATTTGCTAATAAAACAAAAAGCCATCCTATTATATTGCCCTCAAAAGTTAACACTATTTAGGGCAATATATTTTGGACAGCTTTCTTTATTTTTAGAAAAATATAGCTTATTAGAAGTTATATGAGAACGTAAAGTTCCATGTTCTACCAAAGCCAAAGAAAACTTGATTACCATTAGCTAATCCTTTATACAAATTATTAGTATTTGCATAAGTTGTACCTACCGGAGCATTAAGTATTTGATCATCAGCAAAAATATTAGTTCTAGATTCAGCAATATAAACTGTATTTAAAACATTGTTTATATTTAATCTAAAATTAAAATAATCATTGCTATTTTTTACTCTATAAGTTTTAAATGAGAAACCTGCATCTAACAATCCATAACTAGGTAATTGCAATGTTCCTTTATTAGTAACATCTTTAAATTTTGTTGGGTCTATACTAGCATACAATTTATCCGCGTATAAATAAGTAGCATCAACTTTTAGACCTTTTACAATTTCATAATTTGCACCTACACTAGCTGTTGTCTGGGCAACATCTCCTACTTTTAAGTTATCCAAATACAAGGTTTCTGGCTTCCCTCCTGAAATTAAATTATTATCAGCATCAAAACGATCACTTGTAATATTATTTTTATATCTCCAATCACCAACAGATCCCATTAAGTTAATGGTTAACTTATCAAATGGTTTAAGAGTAGCCTCTAATTCAACTCCTTTATGTACTTGCTGAATACCTCCAAAATTATAGTAACCACCTATATTAGATTTATCAGCATCTGACTGTCTTTGAAAACGATCTTTCCAACTAGTATAATATATATTTAAATTAGCATTAAAGATTCTAGACTTAAATCCATATCCTCCTTCTAATCCAAAAATTTTCTCATTTGTCAGATTTCCTGCAACTACTGATAAATTATTAGGATAAACTGCATTAAAAAAAGGCTGTTTTGAATAATATCCTGAATTAATAAAAACATTCATTTTTTCATTAATATTAAAATTTAAACCTCCTTTAATATTACCCCCTAATAAATTTTTATAACCAGTCGAATACAAAGGATCTGATTCTTTATATGTAAATGTATCTACACGCTTAAAACCTTGTTGTGATACAGCACCTTGAAAAAATGCTGTCAATCTATCATTTGAATACTCTAATTGTGTAAACGCACCATACCATCTAACATGTCCATCATTGTTATACTCTACCCTCTCTTGATCCTTTACATTACTCCATGGATTAAAAGAAGGTTTTACTGAATATGTTTGAAATAAAGTTCTATTTGGATTATTTATATCCCTATTATCCTTAAAACCATCTGCTCCCAGTAAATCAACAATATTCCTAAAATGATAACCTATATAAGTTCTTGCATCTAAGCCAAAATCTAAAGTTAAAGTTTTATTTAACCTCGTGTTTAAATTTATTACAGCACCATACCAATCATGCGAATTAACATTAGCTCTTTTCGTAAATCCTGTAGTTCTATCAGTTAAATATAAACCTTGATACTGACCATTCAGTACTGGTGAAATTTGAGGTCCACTTATAGTTGTTACAGATTCTCCTTTAGAAGGGTCATACTGCCCTCTATTAAAAGCCACAAAATCATTAAATGGAACTAAACCATCTGCTGTTTTAAAGGTTGTAGGTGTTTTACCTGTAAATCCTGAACCTGCACCACGTCCCCAAGAACCATAAAAAACAGAAGACAATCTAATTTTATCATTAAACTTAATATCATAATTAAGCGAAGCTACCGGTTTATGATAATAATTAGTTGCCCAAGAATACTCTTTCCCATTTAAATAACCCCAATCTGAATTATATCTGATATTTGGCTCTCCATCTGAACTATATTTTATATAATCAGCAATAGTATTGGCAAAATTTCTTTGATTATGCCACTGTGGAGCTCCTGTGAATGTAAATTGTACACTTTGTTTATCATTAATATCATAGCCCAATCCTATAAAATAATTTTGCCCTGAATATTTAGTTCCATTAACATACCCATTCCCTTGAGTATTACTTAACAAAATCGAAGCAGACAATCCATTTTCTAATTTTCCAGTTGAATAAGACGCTAAAGTTTTTATATGATCATTATTTGCAATAGTTGCTGATAAAGTTCCTCCTTGTTTAGCATCCGCTGTCCTAGTAACAACGTTAATAGTTCCTCCTACGGAAGATATTGCTAATTTTGAAGACCCTAAACCTCTTTGTACTTGCATAGCTGTAGTTACATCTGACAAACCAGCCCAGTTACTCCAGAAAACCAAACCGTTTTCCATATCATTAACAGGCACCCCATTAATCATTATTGCAATATTCTTCTGATCAAACCCTCTAATATTCACTCGAGAATCACCATAACCTCCTCCTGACTTAGTTGCATATACAGACGGAGTTGTTGCTAATATTTCAGGAAATTCTTTGGTCCCCAGTTTTTCTCTAATTTCAGCCGCTTTAATTGTTGAAACAGCTACAGGTGTTTTACGATCTTTTGCAACGTCTACTACAGTAGATTTAATTACAACTTCTCCTAATACATTCCCTTTGTCTTTTAATAATATAACACCTAAATCAGCTACGCCATTAGAAACTGAAAAGGATACTCTCTTTGTTTCAAAGCCTAAATAAGTGATTAATAGATTTCCTTTCGTGCTTTTAGTTTCTATCAAAAATCCACCATCAAAAGCTGATGATACATTTTGCCTTGTGCCTTCAAGGACCACATTTGCTCCTGGTAATGGTCCAGTCTCATCTTGGATAGTTCCCATGATTTTATTTTGTGCAAAAAGGAAGCACAAACAAACATCATTGTCACTAAAACCCAATTTTTCATTTTCTTCATTTGTTGTGTTTTTAGATTTAAAAGTGATGCTACAAAATTCAAACATATTTAACTAGCTAATGTTAAGATAATGTTAATTTTTAAAAAAACTTTAACATACAAATAAGGAAAAACTGTTTTTTTCACCTATAAAACAATGTTTTACACTTTTTTTCACACAAACTTAGTCTTTAACAAATTTATTTAACAAAAAATAAGTAGAAGAATCATGATGTGAGAAATCATTTGTTTTAAATTCTTCTAAAATTTTATTAGCTAATTCTTTACCTAATTCTACTCCCCATTGATCATAACTAAAAATATTCCAAATAATTCCTTGCACATAAATTTTATGTTCATATAAAGCAATTAAACTACCTAATGTTTCTGGAGTGAGTTGGTTTATTAACAAAGTATTCGTTGGCTTATTTCCTTGAAATATTTTATATGGCAATAATTCTTGTTGTTTATTTTTATCTAAATTCTTTCTTTCAAATTCATCTAAAACCTGCTCTTCATTTTTTCCATTTAACAAAGCTTCAGTCTGTGCAAAGAAATTAGCCATTAGTTTCTGATGGTGATCTCTATTACCATGTAATGCTTTTTTAAAACCTATAAAATCAGCTGGAATTAATCTAGTTCCTTGATGAATAAGCTGAAAAAAAGCATGTTGTGAATTTGTTCCAGGTTCTCCCCAAATTATTGTTCCTGTTTGATAATCCACAAAATTCCCTAGACGACTTACATTTTTACCATTACTTTCCATAATTCCTTGTTGAAGGTAAGAAGCTAGTTTTTGCAAATATTGAGTATAAGGAATAATTACTTCTGTCTCAGAACCAAAAAAATTAGTATACCAGACACTTATAAGCCCCATGATAACTGGAATATTATATTCAAAAGGAGTGTCTCTAAAATGCACATCCATCTTATGAGCACCTAGTAATAATTCTTCGTATTGATCATAACCTATCCCTAAAGCAATAGAAAGCCCGACTGCCCCCCACAATGAAAATCGACCTCCTACCCAATCCCAAATTGGAAAAATATTATCAGGATCTATTCCAAATTCTACTGTTTTTTGTATTTCACTTGAAACAGCGACGAAATGATTTTTTATAAATTTTTCTTCTGCTTTTTCCAAAAACCATTTCTTTGCAACAAAAGCATTCCCAAGGGTTTCTTGTGTTGTAAATGTTTTAGAGACAATAATAAATAAAGTTGTTTCTGGATCTAATTTATTTAAAATTTCAACTGAATGATCTCCATCTATATTGGAAATAAAATGAATTTTAAGATGATTTTTATAATATGCTAAAGCCTCTGTCACCATAGCAGGTCCTAAATCAGATCCTCCAATACCTATATTTACAATATCTGTAAATGGTTTACCTGTATAACCTTTTCTTTTTCCGAGAATTATTTCATCTGAAAAAAATTTTATTTTTTCTTTTACTTCCCATACCTGTTCAACTATATTTTGACGGTCTAAATATAGTTCTGTTGTTTTAGGAGCTCTTAATGCTGTATGTAGTACGGCTCTATTTTCAGTTTTATTAATTTTTTCTCCTAAAAATTGTAAACTGATGGCTTCTTTTAAACCACATTCTTGAGCTAAGTCTAGCAATAAGGATATAGTCGTTTGATTAATTTTATTTTTTGAATAATCCAAAAGAAATTGATCCCATTCAATATGAAATTTTTTTACTCGGTCTAGGTCTTCATCAAATAGTTTTTTCATAGAAACATTTTGCATTTGAACAAAATGATCTTTTAATTCATTCCAAGCATTAGTTTTAGTAGGATTTACTGAGGGGAAAGTCATATTTATATATAAGTTATATTTAAAAGTTGAGATTAAAATTCTCAACTTTGGTTTTTAAATAAAATATTTTAAAAAATCAATGGCTATTATACTTTTTCTCCCCAATTTGTTAGTTCTTCTTCAGACCATAATTCGGGAAAGAAAATACGACGTTGATAGCGCGGATGCATGTATTTTTTCCAATCACTTCCACCAGTTGCCTCTCCATTACCCTTACCATTATCTATGTATTTTTGAGCAGCACGATAATGCCCCATAACCCAAGTAATGTTTACTGTATAATCGTAATGACGCATAGCTTGAATTAATTCAGGATTTTGTTGATCTTCAATTGGTAATTGTTTAAACTTACGCCATAAATTAATGTTATTATATTCTTCCATAATCTGAAGAAATTCTTTTTTATACTTTTCTTCAAATTGTTTTAAGAAATAGGATTTTTCTCCTGTTTCGTAATTTTTACCAGCAGCCTGCCAATATAAATGTTCAAATGCGTGGGTATAAGGAGTATTTTGATCAATCGTTGATCTATAACGATAATCAATTAAGTTAATCAAATCTGTTGAACAGAATTCAATCATACGATATTGAGCACTTTGGAAACCACTAGCAGGAGTAAGAGTATGTCGAAATTTCATATATTGTTCCACTTCCATACCTTCTCCCATTATAGTAAATGATGTAGTTAACATATCAAAATATCGACTAATACGCATAAGTCTATCAGTAAAAAACTGAGTTGTGAGCTCTTGAGTATATGAAACCTGTTTTATTTCCCATAAAATCATTTTAAACAAGAGTTCATTTACTTGATGATACATTATAAAAACGTTTTCATCTGGAAATATAGTGCGCTGATTTTGAAGGCTTAACAAAGCATCTGTTTGTATATAATCCCAGTATGTAATGGGTTTAGACCAAAGAAGCCCTTCTAAATAGGCTTCTGTCTTTTGATCTAATGATTGGTATTTTTGATCAATTTTACTTACTAAATTAGAGTAATCATTCATTTTATTAATTTTTTGTAACTAAAAAGGATTTTTCAGTCCTTTAAAACTATCTAAATCAGCTTTTAATGAACCTACTGCTAGGCTTGCCTTAATTCGTAATGGTATTTTATTTTCATCATCACTAACCCAAACGGTTAGACTCTCTTCTTCTTTAAAAACTCTACCATGTTGTACTAATGGTCTAAAAATTAAAGTTTTGACGTTTCCAAATTTTGTATCAATGGTTTCTCTACCTAAGAAACGCATTTTAAATTTATAAATTTCATCATCAAAAAACATATCAATAAAAATTGATTCACCTACAGCCAGTTTGCTTGCTTTAGGGTGATTCCTCAGGTAATAAAACGAAGAAACAATATCTTGTACATTTTCTGTAACAGACAAATTTTTCTCTGTTTTATTCTTGTAATCTTTAACTAGAATTGTATTATTAGCTTGATTAAAAAAACCTTCTTGATCTTTTGTATACCCTCCTTCATTAATTTTTCTTACATATTGATAAGGCTTTGTTGTTTCTTGATCAAAGATACTTTGATAATGATCTTCAACTTTAAAAAGAAACGGGACATACCAGTAGTATACCCATGTCCTACTGCATAAAAACATTTT
Coding sequences:
- the pth gene encoding aminoacyl-tRNA hydrolase, with amino-acid sequence MKKFLIVGLGNIGSEYVNTRHNIGFKVVDFLAKKHNTEFTTVKLGTMAEIKLKGRTLFLLKPNTYMNLSGKAVQYWMDKEKIEKENILIITDDLNLPFGTLRIKPKGSDGGHNGLKNIQLLLNSTDYPRFRFGISDDFKKGKQVDYVLGEWGEEEKEKLTERLEQSAAAVESFALAGLENTMTSFNGK
- a CDS encoding DUF456 domain-containing protein, which gives rise to MDLVLVIIGFLCVLIGVVGSVLPALPGPGLSWLGLLLLYLTKVIPNNYWFLSITFLITILIIGLDYFIPAQGAKYFGGSKYGIWGTNIGLIIGIFIPPIGFLIGPFIGAYVGELFFDPQNHSRAFKAALGAFIGFITSTLIKLIVCVGYLVWFVSVVWIYKDQLV
- a CDS encoding glycosyltransferase is translated as MEVFILIIYLILIGYSVNILWLCIGITKVEGFSSKECNPKTKFSIIVPFRNENKNLIDLLASFQELSYPSNLFEVILVDDDSDNRFEIFETQFKISIINNIRKSNSPKKDAINTAVMVAQNDWIITTDADCKVNKNWLSVYDAFIQENKPKMVVSGVLFNPVKNFLQNFQYLDLLSLQGTTIGSFGNKQGFLCNGANFCYQRSFFKELKGFEGNDKIASGDDVFLLQKAIKKDLNNVFFLRNQLATVYTKPEPTLKRLFNQRVRWASKTGNYQSIYSKQLGLFVFLINFSLVFLVSSFLF
- the ruvC gene encoding crossover junction endodeoxyribonuclease RuvC, whose amino-acid sequence is MVNEKIILGIDPGTTIMGFGLIKVINKKMEFIQLNELLLGKYDNHYLKLQKIFERTIELIDTYHPDEIAIEAPFFGKNVQSMLKLGRAQGVAMAAGLSRQIPITEYEPKKIKMAITGNGNASKEQVAKMLQQLLKLKELPKNLDSTDGLAAAVCHFFNSSRVDLGKQYSGWDAFIKQNESRIKK
- the hemW gene encoding radical SAM family heme chaperone HemW, which gives rise to MSGIYIHIPFCKQACYYCDFHFSTSMKKKDEMVQALAKEINMRKNEFKDEIVETIYFGGGTPSILQISDLKFLIDEIYKNYNIINNPEITVEANPDDLDENTIIELVNNQVNRLSIGIQSFREADLQLMNRAHNANEAKKCLELANHYFDNISVDLIYGIPGLTNEIWLQNIQDLLDLNIPHISSYALTIEPKTALDKFIQVGKIPSPDEGIAHEQFLLLVDTLEKNDFIHYELSNFGKKDYFSKNNSAYWLGKKYIGIGPSAHSYNGINRSWNIANNPLYIKSIQENKLPNEIETLTTTDRYNEYIMTGLRTIWGVSLERIEKEFGSNYLDYLLRNAESFINNKQLEINNNILKTTRKGKFFCDGIASDLFFLNLI
- a CDS encoding cyclase family protein, which translates into the protein MKATLDNLTFDLSRPLDISLPLSNTDKNPISWYINKPIIEPVRFDDWTGKVSHGSSINFNNIFFNPHGHGTHTECLGHITNDFYSINECLKKFFFVAEVISIQPKQQGEDWIITKDSFTSLTITDAVIIRTLPNTTDKKSKKYSHTNPPYLSEEAAIYLREIGIKHLLIDLPSIDREKDEGRLLAHKAFWNVKDINILNSDARLDSTITEMIFVDDSIPDGIYLLNLQIASFENDASPSKPILYAKS
- a CDS encoding GNAT family N-acetyltransferase, producing MLEISTDKTQLDISFIENFLKDIYWSAPRTREEVQMTIDHSVCFGLYLDRKQIGFARVITDFVVFAYVMDVFITENYRGNGYSSILIKAMLEEPKLQPIKIWRLATRDAHFLYEKFGFTKLRYPERMMEKI
- a CDS encoding MmcQ/YjbR family DNA-binding protein is translated as MNIQQLYDYCLSKKGVTEHFPFDDDILVFKVGGKIFCLTSLQEWENGTPSLNLKCDPEKAQELRSEYEAIIPGYHMNKKHWNTIKYNIDVPNKMILELINHSYDLILKSLPKKTQLEIFNY